From Pagrus major chromosome 6, Pma_NU_1.0, one genomic window encodes:
- the zpr1 gene encoding zinc finger protein ZPR1, whose amino-acid sequence MSVISEDGVRGGSLFTDISADNDDWEPTEIESLCMNCYKNGTTRLLLTKIPFFKEIIVSSFSCPHCHWSNTEIQSAGRIQDQGICYTLKVKTRKDLNREVVKADSATTRIPELDFEIPPFTQKGALSTIEGLLDRAVAGLEQEQPVRRATHPEVADKIDEFIQKLKKLKEVENEFTVVIEDPSGNSFVENPVAPQKDEALAVSRFKRTVEQDIKLGLKAEDDLGEDEEPAGNDLEAMRSEVLVFDTNCPNCNAPASTNMKLVQIPHFKEVIIMATNCDSCGHRTNEVKSGGATEELGTKITLHITDPSDMTRDVLKSETCSIFIPELEFELGMAAVGGKFTTLEGLLKDIKDLIVSKNPFVCGDSSTTDRMQKLREFGEKIDKIMAGEMDVHFVLDDPAGNSYLQNVYAPEEDPEMTTEKYTRTFEQNEDLGLNDMKTEGYEEEK is encoded by the coding sequence atgtctgttatcTCCGAGGACGGTGTGCGCGGCGGGAGCCTGTTCACGGATATAAGCGCCGATAACGACGACTGGGAGCCCACCGAGATCGAGAGCCTGTGTATGAACTGCTACAAGAACGGTACGACGCGTTTACTTCTGACCAAAATCCCTTTCTTCAAAGAGATAATCGTCAGCTCGTTCAGCTGCCCTCACTGCCACTGGTCCAACACGGAAATCCAGTCCGCAGGCCGGATTCAGGATCAGGGCATTTGTTACACCCTGAAAGTCAAGACAAGAAAGGACTTGAACCGTGAGGTTGTGAAAGCAGACAGCGCGACCACCAGGATCCCTGAACTGGATTTTGAAATCCCACCCTTCACTCAGAAAGGTGCACTGTCCACCATCGAGGGTCTCTTGGACCGAGCGGTTGCAGGGTTGGAACAGGAACAACCTGTCAGGCGAGCCACTCACCCAGAGGTGGCTGACAAAATAGATGAATTCATCCAGAAGCTCAAGAAGTTAAAAGAGGTTGAAAACGAGTTCACCGTTGTGATTGAGGATCCATCCGGCAACAGTTTTGTGGAAAATCCAGTGGCCCCTCAGAAAGACGAGGCTCTCGCCGTGTCCAGGTTCAAGCGGACGGTGGAGCAGGACATCAAGCTGGGACTGAAGGCTGAGGATGACTTGGGCGAGGACGAGGAACCTGCTGGCAACGACCTGGAGGCCATGAGAAGTGAGGTTTTGGTCTTCGACACCAACTGCCCAAATTGCAACGCGCCAGCCTCCACCAACATGAAGCTCGTCCAGATCCCTCACTTCAAGGAGGTCATCATCATGGCCACAAACTGCGACAGCTGTGGCCACAGGACCAATGAGGTGAAATCAGGTGGAGCCACAGAAGAGCTGGGCACCAAAATCACCCTGCACATCACTGACCCTTCGGACATGACCCGAGACGTGCTCAAGTCCGAGACGTGCTCCATCTTTATCCCGGAGCTGGAGTTCGAGCTGGGGATGGCAGCCGTGGGTGGGAAGTTCACCACCCTGGAGGGGCTGCTGAAGGACATCAAAGATCTGATCGTCTCCAAAAACCCCTTCGTCTGCGGTGACAGCAGCACTACAGACCGGATGCAGAAGCTGAGGGAGTTTGGGGAGAAGATAGACAAAATTATGGCTGGAGAAATGGATGTGCACTTCGTCCTGGACGACCCGGCAGGGAACAGCTATCTGCAGAATGTGTACGCCCCAGAAGAAGATCCTGAGATGACTACGGAGAAGTACACCCGCACATTTGAGCAGAACGAAGACCTCGGCCTGAATGACATGAAGACTGAGGGATATGAGGAGGAAAAGTGA